In Deltaproteobacteria bacterium, one DNA window encodes the following:
- a CDS encoding radical SAM protein: protein MRVMLLYPDIDTLTPIYYQLGVGSLAATLKAAGHEPRFERVPQLNRQKLMAAIKEFDPQLIGFSSVYVQWRYVRQMAAWIKEEHPVPTVAGGVHPTLSPDECIAEPNMDFICRGEGEHALLDLVEAVSQGKPTDRIPNIWTRASDGRVIVNEMRELVDPLDSLPPPYRECLDYAKALRLQYGNVQIMTSRGCPYRCTYCSNEAQMRLYSGNGRFIRQRSVESVIDEIQGIVDRYPEEARYITFSDDIITENKKWLYAFLDEYKKRFDLPFNMQVQMQTFGRETARRLAEAGCYQAIIAIESGDDYIRREVMNRNLTDEQIINTFRFCDEVGIETCSYNIVGVPGETEQSIQKSMDILRQANPDHTLVFKFTPFPGTKLHEVCVSEGYLKEYEHDNYFSHVGFMDLPTISKQKLTELYYEFYRLGNQLSAMKRRQKMGSYYDFFEELPRAQLRTSDPRYINVELVRVDTDERPSLLCHPDSEIRYRVTLKPNSVLRFGVTMAPTVWSPDKGGPVKFRVEARSMFRKRTLFEKQIDPKNNKDDRCWHDAEIDLSSLAGKTVDLAFITKAPGSPEYCSSYWGEPIIVSRAAN from the coding sequence ATGCGCGTAATGCTGTTGTACCCGGATATCGATACCCTTACGCCAATATACTATCAGCTTGGTGTGGGCTCCCTGGCTGCCACGCTGAAGGCTGCCGGTCATGAGCCCCGTTTCGAGCGGGTACCTCAGCTAAACCGCCAGAAGCTCATGGCGGCAATCAAGGAGTTTGATCCTCAACTGATCGGTTTCTCGTCGGTGTACGTCCAGTGGCGATACGTCCGGCAGATGGCTGCCTGGATCAAGGAAGAGCATCCGGTGCCTACGGTGGCCGGTGGAGTTCACCCGACACTGTCACCGGATGAATGCATTGCCGAACCCAACATGGATTTCATTTGTCGTGGCGAGGGCGAGCATGCGTTGCTCGATCTTGTGGAGGCTGTTTCCCAGGGCAAGCCGACTGACCGCATACCCAATATCTGGACCCGTGCTTCCGATGGCCGTGTGATTGTCAACGAGATGCGCGAGCTGGTGGACCCCCTCGACAGCCTGCCGCCGCCGTACCGCGAGTGCCTCGATTATGCGAAGGCGCTCCGGCTTCAGTATGGAAACGTGCAGATCATGACTTCCCGTGGCTGCCCGTACCGCTGCACCTACTGTTCAAACGAAGCCCAGATGCGGCTTTATTCCGGTAATGGCCGTTTCATTCGCCAGAGGTCGGTGGAAAGCGTCATTGACGAGATACAGGGTATTGTTGACCGCTATCCGGAAGAGGCCCGTTACATAACGTTCTCGGACGATATCATCACCGAGAACAAGAAGTGGCTGTATGCGTTTCTCGACGAGTACAAAAAGAGATTTGACCTGCCATTCAACATGCAGGTGCAGATGCAGACCTTCGGCCGCGAAACAGCCCGACGGCTGGCAGAGGCAGGTTGTTACCAGGCAATTATCGCCATCGAATCGGGCGATGACTACATCCGGCGCGAGGTCATGAACCGGAACCTGACCGATGAGCAGATCATCAATACGTTCCGGTTCTGCGACGAAGTCGGAATCGAAACCTGCAGTTACAACATTGTCGGTGTGCCCGGGGAAACCGAACAGTCAATTCAGAAGTCCATGGATATCCTTCGGCAGGCTAACCCCGATCACACGCTGGTTTTCAAATTCACCCCGTTCCCCGGGACCAAGCTTCATGAAGTGTGTGTGTCGGAGGGCTACCTCAAGGAATACGAACACGACAATTATTTCTCCCATGTCGGGTTCATGGACCTGCCGACAATTTCCAAGCAGAAGCTCACAGAGCTCTATTACGAATTTTACCGGCTGGGAAACCAGCTCAGCGCGATGAAACGCAGGCAGAAAATGGGTTCGTATTACGACTTCTTTGAGGAACTCCCCCGTGCCCAGCTGCGTACCTCAGATCCGCGTTATATCAACGTTGAACTGGTCCGCGTGGATACCGACGAACGGCCATCGCTCCTTTGCCATCCGGACAGCGAGATTCGCTACCGGGTCACACTGAAGCCCAATTCGGTACTGCGATTCGGGGTGACGATGGCGCCGACCGTCTGGTCACCTGACAAGGGCGGCCCGGTGAAGTTTCGGGTGGAGGCCCGGTCGATGTTCCGCAAGCGGACCCTGTTCGAAAAGCAGATTGATCCCAAGAACAACAAGGACGACCGATGCTGGCATGATGCTGAAATAGATCTTTCGTCCCTGGCCGGGAAAACAGTCGATCTGGCCTTCATCACGAAGGCCCCCGGATCGCCTGAGTATTGCTCGTCGTATTGGGGCGAACCGATTATCGTGTCACGTGCGGCAAACTGA